From a single Melospiza melodia melodia isolate bMelMel2 unplaced genomic scaffold, bMelMel2.pri scaffold_210, whole genome shotgun sequence genomic region:
- the FIS1 gene encoding mitochondrial fission 1 protein isoform X2, with product MDPEFDDVVAVEDLMALERRYAAELQQGAPSRQCRFEYGWGLVRSRYREDTARGVALLSELLPETPAEEQRDVLFYLALGCYRLKEYERALEHLERLLVAEPQNAQVQRLRSRVRSRLRRDGLVGAAIVGGVVMGVAGLVGVAIARARQ from the exons ATGGACCCCGAGTTCGACGATGTGGTGGCGGTGGAGGATCTGATG GCGCTGGAGCGGCGCTACGCGGCCGAGCTCCAGCAGGGGGCGCCGTCCCGGCAGTGCCGCTTCGAGTACGGCTGGGGCCTGGTGCGGAGCCGGTACCGGGAGGACACGGCCCGAGGGGTGGCGCTGCTCTCCG agctgctgcccgagACCCCCGCGGAGGAGCAGCGAGACGTCCTGTTCTACCTGGCCCTGGGCTGCTACCGGCTcaag GAGTACGAGCGCGCCCTGGAGCACCTCGAGCGCCTCCTGGTGGCCGAGCCGCAGAACGCGCAGGTGCAGAGACTGCGGAGCCGCGTCCGGAGCCGCCTgaggaggg ACGGCCTGGTGGGCGCGGCCATCGTTGGGGGCGTGGTCATGGGCGTGGCCGGGCTGGTGGGCGTGGCCATCGCGCGCGCCCGGCAATGA
- the FIS1 gene encoding mitochondrial fission 1 protein isoform X1, with the protein MDPEFDDVVAVEDLMALERRYAAELQQGAPSRQCRFEYGWGLVRSRYREDTARGVALLSELLPETPAEEQRDVLFYLALGCYRLKVTQVTRVSPQEYERALEHLERLLVAEPQNAQVQRLRSRVRSRLRRDGLVGAAIVGGVVMGVAGLVGVAIARARQ; encoded by the exons ATGGACCCCGAGTTCGACGATGTGGTGGCGGTGGAGGATCTGATG GCGCTGGAGCGGCGCTACGCGGCCGAGCTCCAGCAGGGGGCGCCGTCCCGGCAGTGCCGCTTCGAGTACGGCTGGGGCCTGGTGCGGAGCCGGTACCGGGAGGACACGGCCCGAGGGGTGGCGCTGCTCTCCG agctgctgcccgagACCCCCGCGGAGGAGCAGCGAGACGTCCTGTTCTACCTGGCCCTGGGCTGCTACCGGCTcaag gtgacacaggtgacacgggTGTCCCCTCAGGAGTACGAGCGCGCCCTGGAGCACCTCGAGCGCCTCCTGGTGGCCGAGCCGCAGAACGCGCAGGTGCAGAGACTGCGGAGCCGCGTCCGGAGCCGCCTgaggaggg ACGGCCTGGTGGGCGCGGCCATCGTTGGGGGCGTGGTCATGGGCGTGGCCGGGCTGGTGGGCGTGGCCATCGCGCGCGCCCGGCAATGA
- the LOC134433596 gene encoding acidic leucine-rich nuclear phosphoprotein 32 family member E-like, protein MVTTVTEYQVRVPRPLGRLLLLQVHKGPCGGLPESSWYLERVTVWGQRGDTPGDTPGDSPDTSDSEDSAGDSEDSEEEEEEEEEEEEEEEGTGDNEGTGDSEEETGDALEEEPEEEEEEPEEEGGGARGWHR, encoded by the exons ATGGTGACAACG GTGACAGAGTACCAGGTGCGCGTGCCCCGTCCCCTCGGGcgcctcctgctcctccaggtgCACAAGGGGCCCTGCGGGGGCCTCCCCGAGAGCTCCTGGTACCTGGAGCGCGTCACCGtgtggggacagcgcggggacacacctggggacacacctggggacagccccgACACCTCAGACAGCGaggacagcgctggggacagcgaggacagcgaggaggaggaggaagaggaggaggaggaggaggaagaggaggaggggacaggtgacaatgaggggacagGTGACAGCGAGGAGGAGACAGGTGACGCCCTGGAGGAGGagccggaggaggaggaggaggagccagaggaggagggaggaggagcccgaggatggcacaggtga